In Colletotrichum higginsianum IMI 349063 chromosome 1, whole genome shotgun sequence, the DNA window ACCCGGTGACATTTTAGCGCAGTTCGCGTTGGGGGTTTGCGTGCCGGCCTTTCGTCTTTGCACCGTCGGATTTCTGCCAGCTGCTTTGCCGCCAGTACAcagtaggaggaggagcagggaAGGGAAGTAGGAGGGAGTAGAAAGAGGATGCAGTGTATGCAGGTCGCATTTGGCGATCGCCTCCACCGCCCCTTTGCGTTCGCGCCTTGGCTGCATGAAACATTGACGGCGGCCGTATCTACCGCTCTTTTGCTTGTGAGAGAACAACGCCCGCGGAGGATGAGGCTGCGTAGCGGTcttttttgttgttgtctttctttgccatcccatccctccccccccctcccttctcctcgattCAAGGAAGTTGGGAGGGGAAAGCCCGGAGGACAACAAAAGCAAGGCGTCAAAAAGCCAGGTTCAAGGACCTAtcgaagaggaggggagggataCGGGACCGCCTTTGGAGGGGGCCATCGTAACACCGCTCAAGACGGTCGGTGAAGACTTCATCATCAGCAGTCGGTTGATGTCAACAAGTTGCGAGCAGTTGGAGGCTCTGCGAGAGGGTCCTGCAGTCGTCTGCAGTAGTCTCACGAACCCAACCTCCTGCAGCAACTGGTCTCGAGATCGATTGGCCGGATCGGAGCGGGAGCGCATCTAGATTCGGTGGGAGATGCAGCATGCGCGTTgagttgttgtcgttgttgtcaGACCATTTTTTCCCAGCCTTCTGTTCTTCACTGACGCAGTATGCATGCATTGCATATCTCGGCTGTTTGAAtagttttttttttttttaaaaaaaaTCTTCACAACGTAAAGCAAGCACGGTCCAATGTTACGTTATGCAATGGGTTGTGTGACATAAATCTGTGCATAAATATGATGCTCATGATGCTTTCTCTCAACGAGACATCTCCTCCCACTGACCGCCGACCCCAAAAACTCCTAGTAATGCCCGAAAATAAACAAAAATCATAGCATGCTACCGGCTCGCTCTTTTTTCGACACACACTCCTACTGTCCAACAATGACACCCGGAGACAACTCAAGTCCTATCGGCAAACCCCTGATGAACTTCTGGTTAAACGAAGCTCCCGACCGCTgggcgatggcctcctcgatgtCCTTGTACATGTCATATCTGCCAGGTCACTTAGCTCTTGCTTGCTTCAAAGAGTACACAACcaagaaaggaaaaaggacAAAGCAACTTACGCGTTCATCTCCTCGATTGTgagcttggccttctcgtccgCAACCTTGTAGGTGCTGGTATTGGTGTTGTTCGAGAAACCTGGGCGATAACGTCAGCACGAGGGTCGCTACAGCACGTCATAGCATTAGctgcagagagagagagagaagactGACCGATACGCTCGTTGATGTTGTACGCCGCCTTGGCTGCCGCGGCCTGGACACGGGTGGCACGGGGCAGGCGGACGGTGTTGTAGACCTCGAgagcctcggcgacgtctcCGCCAAAGTACTTTGGGT includes these proteins:
- a CDS encoding Salicylate hydroxylase; its protein translation is MAIEDAAALGILFHPKYFGGDVAEALEVYNTVRLPRATRVQAAAAKAAYNINERIGFSNNTNTSTYKVADEKAKLTIEEMNAGLPIGLELSPGVIVGQ